Genomic segment of Tiliqua scincoides isolate rTilSci1 chromosome 1, rTilSci1.hap2, whole genome shotgun sequence:
ttatttcagttttttctttgtACACCATGTAGTATTGGAACACCAATGAGATTTCATGCAAAGGTGccctctctctctatctctctctctgctgAAGATACCAAAagagtacagtacagtattttctACCTCCCTATTTTGCAACCTCtgtcaagcaaaataaaaagatTATTGCTATGATGACCAAGGGCATATCCATCAATCATTCATGGACCAATGAATGACTCAATATTTAAGTGTGATTGAGCCAACCAACAATGGTTGCATGGATTTAACCCTCcattccactgaagtcaatgggattgaAGAGAGCTTCAACTGGGTTGGACAGCTCCAATAATCATGTGGACAAGTCATCACTGTTTTGTCCCGTACTGGGGAAGCAAGTGCTGCACCTGGTGCATATGCTGTGGTGGGAGCAAGTGCTGTGACCAGAGCTAGGGGGGCATGTGTTGTGCcccgtgctggggggggggcatgtgctgcatcaggTGGTGGGGGGTTCAGTCatggggggcctcctcaagataagggaccctgtgttcccttaccttgtggctgcattgtggccgcatcagcactgaaaagttgaagaggattgggccccctAGTTCCTGAGGTAAGAAAAACGAGTCCATCTGAACATAGCCCTGGACGGGCCAACGTGGAGCGGGGCTTCCTCCTCTGCTGTGCGGCACCCATTCGTCGGTGCAGCGGAAGAGTCCAACCctctgcgtgcctactcagaagtcggtCCCATTGCGATCAGTGAGATGTACTCccaggcggtggcgtagctggaggggtggcagggaggtgggcgaggggccctcccttcggagccattcccggcgggggggggcaaaacggaccCGCGCGGGCCCTGCCATGCTGAgcgctccccctccagctacgccaccgcccccAGGAGCAGGCTCGCAGCCGGAGGGGCGCACGGGTGCGACGGCTGCGCTCGGCGGGCGCCTAGCAGTCGACGAGGCTCTCGTAGTCGGGCGCCGTGGCCCTGCGGACGAGCGGGCGCCCTCGCGGCGCGGCGGGGCTCTTCCGCGGCTGCTCCTCCGCGGGCCCGCCCTGCGACTCCAGCGAGCGCCCGCGGACGCCCCAGCCCTCCACGCGGACGCCGTGCAGCGCGGGCGCGACCAGGGCGGCGGCGCCCTCGAGGGCGGGCGGCGGCGGGCCGGGCAGGGCGAGCAGCAGCGCGCCCGCGGCCCGCAGCAGGCGCACGCACTGGCCGTGGCCGCCGCCGGCCGCCAGCTGCAGCGCGGTGCGCCCGGCGCGGTCCGCGCGCTCGAGGCGCAGCTGGCCGAGCCGGCGGAAGGCGCGCAGCAGCCACTCCAGCACGGCGGCGCGGCCGGCGGCGGCGGCGTGCATGAGCGGGCTCCAGCCGCGCGCGTCGGCCGCGTCCGGGTCGGCGCCGAACTGCACCAGCAGCTGCACCGCCTCCAGGTGGCCGCGCTCGCAGGCCAGGCTCAGCGCGCTGCGCCCGGCGTCGTCGCGCAGGTCCACGGCGGCGcggtgctccagcagcagccgCGCGAAGGCCAGGCGCCAGGCGGGGTCCTTCAGCAGCACGGCCGCCATCAGCGGCGTCCGGCCGCGCTCCGCCCGGCTGTCCGCCACCTCGCCGCCCAGCGCCTCCAGCACGAAGCGCGCCAGGTCCAGCCGGCCCGCGCCCAGCGCCTCCCGCAGCGTGCGCGCCGCCCCCTCCGGGCCCAGGTCCCGCGGCCGCAGCATCGCTGGCTCCCGAGCCGCCGCCCGCCGCGCCTTATAACCTCGCCTCCGCGGGCGCCGCCTCCCGCCCCGCCGGAGCGCCTGCTCTGCCCGGGACCGCGGCTCGGCTCTGCCCGCTGTGACGAGGAGGATTCCGCCCCCTCGGAGGACGGGCGCGGGCTGCGCTCCTAGCCACGCTGCCCTGGGAGCAAGACCCGTTGACGGtcgtgggacttactcctgagtagacgtgcagaggcttgggctgtaaaggctgcagtcttagccacacttacctgggagtaagatcactgactgtaatgggacttactcttgagtaggcatgcatcggttgggctgtaaggctgcagtcttagccacactttcctgggagtaggaccaacTGACTATACTGGAACTTATGAGTAGACGTGTTGCATTGTGGCCTCAGATCCCTGAGCACATACACAGGCTgccctcctatccacactttcctgggagtaagccccattgactattatgggacttccttctgagtagacatacataggactggacacaagcctaaggctgcaagcctatccacacttacctgggagtaagcttcattgactataatgggacttacttctgaatagacacgcatagCATTGGAGCCACAGATCCCTGAGCAcatacacaggctgcaatcctagccacactttcctgggagtaactcccattgactataaccggacttccttctgagtagacatgcataggattgggctccaaggccctggagaaagggaatgcACCCCTGTGTACAGAAAAGACATGCTGAGTGTCCCTGGAAGGCTCTCCACACTTCAATGGCACCCTTAAGGTACTCCTCAGCAAATGCCATGGGAAAAAAGGCGAAGCTCTGGAGTGTGGGACAGTCTGGGTGTGAGATTTCTTTGAAGCCTGCCTGGCCCTGGAAGTGCCAAAGTAAGGAGCGTGGCTGACAGGAGGCCTGTGAGCTCCTGAACCTAACACAGTCCCAGCTGGGCTTTGGCATGTCAGTTAAGGATGGCTGGGTTGGCAACCTCATGATGTCTCAGGACTGCTGCCTCCATGCCTGATGGGACAGGCTGAAAACCCCCCTCAGCTGAGACACTGAGAGGAGAATGTGGCCAGGCACAAGCTTAACTGTCCTctaactgcagcagcagcttaTGAGGTGAAAATTCTCCCTCCTGACATTGAGGGTCTTAACACCTGATTAAGgatgtggggggagagaggagaccTTTCTTCCATcctaaagccccctccccacaaatacTTCAAACTAGTGCGCACTTCCTGAGGGGAAGGAAGCTGTGGGACCTGTGTAACCTTGAGGAACATCCTGTGGTATAAGTTGAGAATGCTCTGCACTTTCTCAGAAGTAGTACTGTGGCCACCTGAGGACTGGGGTTCTTGTTAGGAGAGGCTGAggctcctcctgctcctcaggTGTGGACATGGCGGGGATGGGGGAGCAAATTGGGATTGCAGTGGCTGCCCTCTGTCCTTTGAATAGACTCTAGGGCAGCTGCTATGTTGGACGAGATGCTAGCCTGAATATTTTTGATAGTGCTGGTTAGCTCTTCCCAATCCGTGGCGCCAGAATCAAGGCAAGGGACAGGTGCATCAGTGGGCATgatggagccttgcgcaactctgtgaccaactggggaagccttctgaggcttccccatggtcttaaactatacttctggaaaaccagaataCAGCTTCCACCATGTAgagagcctcagtaaggcttccttcGTCATCCTAGATTCGCATGGGCTCAGCACCTGGGGCACTTGCTCTGTTTGCCCAGCCCTAGGTCCGCTGCTGGTGGACTATGGGTCAAGTGTTTTGGGAAGCAACCACAGGCTGATCATGTCATGTGATTAGATCAAAGTACTCAAGATGACAGCATTTTTCAAAATTATGTTTCAGCTCTTCAGACGATGGCTCTCCTTTACTGATTGCCTGGAGTGTCAGAACAGAAGCAAAATGGCTGTTTCacatcactttcactttctgggtCTTTGCTTTTGATTCTTGATAGACTGAAGATGTTTGAAAACTCTTTTCTTGCAGCGGTAGCCACTGATGAAGGCAGTATCTGCTTCTGGCTTTTCACCGATGTTTGCCGTGTACTTAAGAACTGTGTCAtggtgtaatgtccatggcgggaggaggcccctgccctggggtcgatTCTGagcacgaggggcttacccggtctaggCGTGGTGGTCGGCGGTGAACAAACGAGCAGGAAGCAGGTATGGCGGCTTTACATAGACGGTTTATTTgggtcaacctctttacattcatgggggatCGTTACTTCACAACCCCCTTCtgtctaggctgactggtgttgTCACCATCAGAGCAGCTCAGGCCCCGGTCCTTCGGGTTCTTTTGGAGCTTGTAGTCCAGGCCTCCCTGCCCAGGTTCCTCGGCCCTGTGCCCGTGTTCTGGAAGACCCTGCCCGGCTGGCTGGGGTCAGGCTggttggccttgggagggcccacagTCCCTGGGTGTTGGCTCCCTTCTCTGTTGGTTCTCCTGAGCTGTAGTTGGCGTTGAGCACCCATCTCAACCACCAAGGCTGTCCAGGGTAtgccctctgggtctgggcaggccctgggtcaggggggtctctgtcccagcctcctccctctaGGGCTGAccacagccccctccctatggaggcctctctcctttccttttggcctgggtcaccttctcccactggcttccctctggccttccacccctccggagaggagtgacctctctctttcctctcccgctcccttatgaggcttatctcaggtctgcctaaccccacccttccggcccacgtgtcttcctgctcccagctgttcctacttctgtgtaggtgtcctgcacgggcctccagtcctgctgacactcagggcttactcccgagtaggccttgactctggaggagacccctgtgtccagggaactcctggccacctgagccgggcccaggtgacacatgggcagaattattattattattattaacagtatttatataccacttttcaacaaaaagcaagAATTAGTTAATAAGAATATGCCTGCAATCAGACCTTGCCAGGAGCTTTGAGTCTTTCAGCTTGTCGATTGGAAGACAATCTATACCAACTTTTCTAAACCAATGAAGAGTGAAGTTTCCAAATTTCTTCTATTTATATAATCTGATCTATTAATTTTCAAACTAAGATCTGACACTGCACACTTGCAACATATGAAGAGACAATGTCTTGTCCTGTGAGTCATTCAGTGACCCTTGCATCAGCTGTAAAGCTCTTAAGGAGGAAAACAGAAAATGGCTTCCATCAGAATGCTGAAGAGTCATtgccaatcagtggcatagctagagagggtgcaagttttgcagggagccccaccacagtgtgcaagaggccccctccccttcccggctcctgttggatacagtggtagcctcTTTGGtggtgctgctccagcaggtgccagaaagctcagaattggactgccTGTGAGTTGATTCGTTCTCCTGTGTTTCCATTTATCGGTTTATGCATTCTCTTTTTCCCCAATAAAAAGGCATGGAAAAGAAGCATAGCAAACAATGTACACCATCATTTGTAACTTGTCAATCATAACAAAAAGTCGTTGTGATGGTTTGAAGATGGTGAGCAAGGgtgccctggggctacttgtggccctcgaggactcccaatccggcccgcatggagcccccagtctccaatgagtctctggccttctggagatttgctggagcccgcactggtctgacacaattgctctcaggGTGACGGCCAAcagttcgacctctcatgtgagctgtgggatgagggcttctccactgcttgctgtttcatgtctgataAAGCAgtggcggcaaaggaaaggctggtcttgctttgagCAAaagcttttataggccttgaactattgcacgaccttcattcattcatataagttctatctctaatatattcatttatgtaaattcattccatttttttccaattttGGAAATTTTTTCCAATTTTCCAATTGGAAAATTCCAATTTTTTCCAATTTTGTCCAATTGGACCATTCCaattttttccaattttttccatttttttccaattttggaaaaattgtaaattttttccattggaccatttcagcaacgtggagaggggggatatgctgcatgggtaacagcctatcctccatacctactttacccaggcttcatgcactggagaggacactctgttccagaaccaccattcagagcgtgacaccatagtcttccgagactgaaggatgccaacaacaaaaattcattcaaatttgaaatgtgaattcgTTCTTTTTTCTCTgacttagtgtcagagagatgatgtggacctcctgccaaaaagtttggacacccctggtaagGAGGAAGCAATCTGCATTGTGAATATTTTCTCAGTAATGCTCCACACCCTTTCACAAACATATTTTTGTTCACAACTGGAATTCTTTGAATATGGCCAAAAGTTTGCTAAACCTGTGTGACCACGTTTAGCAGAAGGGCAAATTCAGCTTCTATTCCCTGGCTTTCAGATCATGATATTTCGGTATCTGTTGATAAATATTAGGGCCAAGTTACATGTGaccctgtcagcccaatcctatctaagcttctagcaccgatgcagctgcagtgcagctccaaagtaagagaacaaatggtcccttaccttgaggaggcctctgtgattgccccccccccccaagaaagccatgcatgccatgttggcacaactgcatccatgctagaaagttggttaggattgagctggaCTGCCTCTGCACTGGGCCGGTGTCCAATTGCATGCCTTCCCATGCGctattttaaagaggaaaaaagccATCATTGATTCTTTAGGGAAGCTTTTTCTCTCTTTAAATGCTGTGTTCTTGGAGCACAATCAGAAGCAAAACCATTGCAGGGACAAATCCTAaagcccccctccctttccctttcaTGGTTcatctctctttcccctccccctccccccatgctatcagaaaaaaaagaacacactgGGAGCCACATTACATATTAAGGGGCATGTGTCATTTAGCCCTTGCCTGCATACCTGTGAACTCAATCACTAAATTGCTTTAAGGAGGCCTTTAAGGGTTTATTTGTGAATTCCTTGTGCATATTTGCTTGCAACATGAATGGACCTTTCAGAAGCTTGAAAAGTTTGGGCATGATTGCAATAAGGCTGGATAAATGCCAGAAAGAAGTGATGGAACGGCAGATTCACACCAGCTGTGTCCCTGCAGTTCATGTCAACAAGTTAATAACCCATCCACCAGCACTGTTTTACATCAGATCGCTGCAACATAATAACCCTATATGTTCTCTCTCACTTTTGGGGAGAGAGAGACGCTGAGTGGAGTTTCAATATTAACCAGCAATAGTAATAACAAAAATCCTGGCGTCCTTTTGAGAAAGCAGTATTGGTTGATCAGCTCAGCGGCGGAGCAATGATCAAAAGTCGTTTGCTCTCTGTGTTGTGATTGTTCTTCCAGTCGTGGTTGTTACTGCAGCTCCCTACGGGCAAGGTTGGTCTCCCGCTGCTGCCTTTCCATGCGGTCCAGCAGCTCTGTAACCATCCCCAGATACATATAGCAAAGGATTAATTAACGTGCATCTATTTTCAAGGTATGTAATACCCTGTGGAGGTGCTGATTATTTGTCAAGCTAAAACAATATGGTTCTTACAGCTAACTGATACAAGCCCTTCAACAACAGATGGACACTCCACCAGATGGACAGTGCCAGCCAAAGAAAGGGACTGCCTGGACAAAAAAGTTCTCTAACTGCAGGAGCCCattcctgcacattgctgtcgctgcccagaacaGCTTTGATGGCAAATTGGGGGGGAGGCGCTTACACAGCAtattgcagcgcctgcagtacttaccatgctgcccctcctgtagctatgccactgggtggggcCCAATTTTAAGAGCAAAAGAAATGTGCAATGAGGGGATCTGAACTTTTGTGGGGAGCTTTTCTCCCCACAGACCACCCACCCTGGCACCTTTCTCCCCACTGAGTTCACTTCTAGTATCGGAGACCAGTTGTGAGGAAAAGGCATTTTAGTGGCAAATTATGGGAAGGTTATTAATGTGGGGGGAGGATTCCTCTCCCCTCACCCATCTGCTCCATTTACTCTTACAGCTAAGTGCCACTACCCATTTTATATATGATTGGGTAGACccaggttaaaacaaattagtTGTCATCACAAGTAGCTTGATCATGACAGAGAAATGGGAGAATCTGTTCTACTCTCCATCATTCCCCTGTAACAAACATGCAatgaaactgcacttctggagtGGTGGGTGCTGTGTTCATGCCTTAACAACTGAACTCCCTAAATGCCACCTACTACTAGCTTAACTCCAGTTGCATTTCTGCATGAAATACTTTTGAAACTTGATGTTTCTATCTTATAAAACAAATACACAGAGTGAGTAACTCAGAGtgaaaacaatttaaatagtTGCAGTTTGGGATGCTCAGGTGACAGGTACCAGGCTTTCTACTGATTATACAATTATCCAAAATCAGAAACTGTTTCAACAAAACATTTCTTGGGCTCATATTCTCAGGTGGAGAAAAACATACTCTGAATCTTCCTTCCCACTTCTTAGTCCCTCTTCTTCCTACCTTATTTTGGCATGCTGCTCGCCTGGTTGCATCAGGGAGCTCAAGTTATTGGGACGGTGATCACCTTTGCCCGGAACCTTTGAAAAGCCGCTCCCTGACACATGCCCTGCTTTTCAAATCCCTGCATATGTCAGGGAGCGGCTTTTCAAAGgtttggggattggacaaattcacaaAGAGTATGTCTACCAGACACCTTGCCTTTGAGGCACCAAGGTGCTgccaccagtagcgtagctacagggcTAGCAGTgtggtaaatattgcaggcaccacaatgtgccatgtaagtggcccctctccaaGTTGTCccccaatggctccaacagcaagtggcaCTTATATGGAGCGTTGCAATGCCTGCATTTCttactgcagcccccccccatagcta
This window contains:
- the ANKRD63 gene encoding ankyrin repeat domain-containing protein 63; the protein is MLRPRDLGPEGAARTLREALGAGRLDLARFVLEALGGEVADSRAERGRTPLMAAVLLKDPAWRLAFARLLLEHRAAVDLRDDAGRSALSLACERGHLEAVQLLVQFGADPDAADARGWSPLMHAAAAGRAAVLEWLLRAFRRLGQLRLERADRAGRTALQLAAGGGHGQCVRLLRAAGALLLALPGPPPPALEGAAALVAPALHGVRVEGWGVRGRSLESQGGPAEEQPRKSPAAPRGRPLVRRATAPDYESLVDC